In Myxococcota bacterium, the DNA window GGCGCGACTCTATCACGCGGGCCGGGTTTCCCCGGCCTGCGCGACCTGTGTCCGGATCAGTCCTCGGCCATCAGCACGATCGCGATCCGCAGCACGTACCAGAACATCAGCGCCACCGAGGCGAAGAGCTCGAGCGAGGCCGCGACGTAGCGGTCTTCTTCGTAGTGATGGATCACGTTCGAGGTGTCGTAGAGGATCGACGCGCCGGCGAGAAGCACCATGCCCACCGCGAAGAGCGGGCCGAGTGCCATGCCGAAAGCGACGTTCACGACGATCAGCGCGAGGGCGCCAACGCCGGCCCACATCAGGAACCCTTTCATGAAGGAGAAGTCCTTGCGGGTGACGAAGGCGATGGCGGTGAGCGCCGAGAAGCCGACGATCGTGGCGATTCCCGCCGCCTCGAGGGCGCCGGGCGCCATCGTCTCGGCGAGGTAGATCATCGGGACGAAGATCAACACCTCGGCGACGACGTAGCCGGCCAGGGCCACGTACTGCATCGACAGCGACTCGACCGTGTGGGCGACGCGCGAGGCGATCCAGCCGACGACGATGAAGGCGCCGAGGACGATGAGCCAGCTCCCCTGGAGCATCACCTGGGCCAGGGGTTCGCCCAGACCCGACGCGAAGAGTGCCGCCTCGAGGCCGATGAAGGCGAGCACCGCTCCGAAGAGATGGGAGTAGGTGCGAGAGATGAACTGTTCCCGCGAGTCGATGCTCGGAACCGGATTCAGGTTGTGCGGGTCGAGGGCGTGACCGTCTTGCATGGGGGGCTCCGAACGGGCCGGGCCGCAGAGCGACCCGGCCCGAACCTGGGGGGGTGAGGAGAGAGCAGGGGGGTGAGGAAAACGGTCGGGCTACACCTGGTGCGGCTGACGCCCCTCGGGCGAGTCCG includes these proteins:
- a CDS encoding Bax inhibitor-1 family protein, with the protein product MQDGHALDPHNLNPVPSIDSREQFISRTYSHLFGAVLAFIGLEAALFASGLGEPLAQVMLQGSWLIVLGAFIVVGWIASRVAHTVESLSMQYVALAGYVVAEVLIFVPMIYLAETMAPGALEAAGIATIVGFSALTAIAFVTRKDFSFMKGFLMWAGVGALALIVVNVAFGMALGPLFAVGMVLLAGASILYDTSNVIHHYEEDRYVAASLELFASVALMFWYVLRIAIVLMAED